The Coffea arabica cultivar ET-39 chromosome 4e, Coffea Arabica ET-39 HiFi, whole genome shotgun sequence genome includes a window with the following:
- the LOC113738640 gene encoding uncharacterized protein, translating into MTRSLTSSPNSRKTVKFLYSYNGQILPRPSDGVLRYVGGHTRILSVDRSISFSELLVKFGELTGTSVNLKCKLPSEDLDVLISIKSDEELRNVIDEYDRASEFSHLELKIRAILSPVQSVKKLSSPSSPTRFQPLRMAAPAIYTPSPPSTPLSFNCSPTQSRLQPTKMAPGSCHQSPQRAGAYRCCSPPPPPQAVGYAAGIRKDGRRNQCCRHGSPRQQYFIPYSNIYLLPIKP; encoded by the exons ATGACTAGAAGCTTGACTTCAAGCCCTAATTCCAGGAAAACCGTCAAATTCCTTTATAGTTACAACGGTCAAATCCTTCCTCGCCCGTCCGACGGCGTCCTTCGTTACGTCGGCGGCCACACTCGTATTCTCTCCGTCGATCGCTCTATCTCCTTTTCag AATTGCTGGTGAAATTTGGAGAATTAACTGGAACTTCGGTGAATTTAAAGTGTAAGTTACCGAGTGAAGATTTAGATGTTTTGATTTCGATTAAATCCGATGAAGAGCTCAGGAATGTCATCGATGAGTACGACCGCGCTTCGGAGTTCAGTCACCTGGAGTTGAAGATTAGAGCTATATTATCACCAGTTCAATCAGTGAAAAAGCTCTCTTCACCTTCTTCGCCGACGCGGTTTCAGCCTTTGAGAATGGCTGCTCCGGCGATCTATACTCCGTCTCCGCCGTCAACTCCGCTGTCGTTTAACTGTTCTCCCACTCAATCGAGGCTTCAGCCGACGAAAATGGCTCCGGGGAGTTGTCATCAGTCTCCGCAGCGTGCGGGGGCGTACAGGTGTTGCTCGCCGCCGCCTCCGCCGCAGGCCGTTGGCTATGCTGCTGGTATAAGGAAAGACGGCCGGAGGAATCAATGCTGTCGCCATGGAAGTCCTAGGCAGCAATATTTTATTCCTTATTCAAATATATACTTACTGCCGATAAAACCGTAG
- the LOC113742835 gene encoding ferric reduction oxidase 8, mitochondrial isoform X2, protein MAKASLLILKVLLTILFSVWLSLWLLKPTRTWEKKWREAEEKAMKTVFNYNGLSFAVYTFPFLALAMVGFIYLELKLRTNQMRPERKLISALSNPIVVNRYLGILTGTEILLVFLFVTFLFWTFYAHISNDFKKMMPTKSLKLSMWQYKVLKVATRFGLLAEACLALLLLPILRGMAIFRILGVQFEVSVRYHIWLGTTMITFATLHGAGTFFTWGIKHHIQDEMWNWQPTGRIYLAGEIALAAGLAIWITSLPHIRRKHFEIFYYTHHLYVIFFTFFLFHAGDRHFYMVFPGIFLFVLDKFLRVIQSRPKTCILSARVFPCRAIELTLPKDPKLTYTPASIIFVKIPRISELQWHSFSITSSSSVDHHTMSVIIKSEGWWTNALYNLVSAKPDREADQRRCLPIAVEGPYGSASADFLRYDSLLLVAGGIGITPFLSILQEIASARSNGRLIHPKRVLLIYAVKKTQDVSLLNPVLAQLLNVEQNYLKLKVFVTREFGNQTVGEVLNEVSQVKTIDFDTSTSKYAAYGVENLLWMAAIVGLCSIIFLVLLICFNWSTHFYGEMPSGRVMTVPSSTTDLFLLCSFVIAIICSSLLAIVLRWKRARKELLSFSGTPIETTKPTGVGIDNTLVEHEIHFGGRPDFRVFCKFSNETEGSSVGVFVCGPESMKESVAFTCKLSSRAFRVDSQKRKLSVSFHSLNFTL, encoded by the exons ATGGCAAAAGCTTCTCTCCTTATCCTCAAAGTGCTGCTCACTATTCTGTTTTCTGTTTGGCTTTCCCTTTGGCTTCTTAAGCCGACAAGAACGTGGGAAAAAAAATGGCGAGAAGCCGAAGAAAAAGCAATGAAAACGGTTTTTAACTATAATG GCCTAAGTTTTGCTGTCTATACATTTCCGTTTCTCGCCTTGGCTATGGTTGGATTCATTTACTTGGAACTGAAGCTAAGAACCAACCAAATGAG ACCAGAGAGGAAGTTGATCAGTGCTCTTTCAAATCCCATTGTTGTTAATCGCTATCTTGGCATTTTAACTGGAACTGAGATCCTTCTCGTATTCCTATTTGTCACCTTTCTGTTCTGGACCTTCTATGCTCACATTTCCAATGATTTCAAGAAGATGATGCCAACCAAGTCACTGAAACTGAGTAT GTGGCAATACAAAGTGCTTAAGGTGGCAACCCGCTTTGGTTTGTTGGCAGAAGCCTGCCtggctcttcttcttcttccaattTTAAGAGGGATGGCAATATTTAGGATACTTGGCGTTCAGTTTGAAGTTTCAGTAAGATACCATATCTGGCTGGGGACTACAATGATAACTTTTGCCACACTACATGGTGCTGGCACCTTTTTCACATGGGGGATCAAACACCACATTCAGGATGAG ATGTGGAATTGGCAACCAACAGGTCGAATATACCTTGCTGGGGAGATTGCTCTTGCTGCAGGATTAGCCATTTGGATCACATCACTTCCACATATTAGAAGAAAACATTTTGAGATCTTCTACTACACACACCACCTTTACGTGATCTTCTTTACATTCTTCTTGTTTCATGCTGGAGACCGCCATTTTTATATGGTTTTCCCtggcatttttctttttgtcctcGACAAATTTTTGCGAGTCATACAATCAAGACCTAAAACTTGCATCCTTTCAGCTCGAGTATTCCCATGCAGAGCCATAGAGTTAACTCTGCCAAAAGATCCAA AATTGACTTATACCCCTGCAAGCATCATATTTGTGAAGATACCACGTATTTCTGAGTTGCAGTGGCACTCCTTCAGCATAACTTCAAGTTCTAGTGTTGACCATCACACCATGTCAGTTATAATCAAAAGTGAGGGATGGTGGACAAATGCTCTTTATAATCTAGTCTCAGCCAAGCCAGATAGGGAAGCTGATCAAAGAAGATGTCTTCCAATTGCTGTAGAAGGACCTTATGGATCTGCATCCGCGGACTTCCTAAG ATATGACAGTCTGCTTTTAGTGGCTGGAGGAATTGGGATAACACCATTTCTAAGTATCTTGCAAGAAATTGCCTCTGCACGAAGCAATGGTAGACTTATACACCCCAAGAGAGTACTACTGATATATGCTGTAAAGAAAACTCAAGACGTCTCACTGTTGAATCCAGTTCTGGCTCAGCTACTCAATGTTGAACAAAATTATTTAAAGCTGAAAGTATTTGTGACCCGGGAATTTGGAAACCAAACAGTAGGAGAAGTACTCAATGAGGTCTCTCAAGTTAAAACAATagattttgacacctctacctCTAAATATGCAGCATACGGGGTTGAAAATTTACTGTGGATGGCTGCCATTGTGGGGCTTTGTTCTATTATTTTTCTGGTGCTTCTAATTTGCTTCAACTGGTCCACTCATTTTTATGGTGAAATGCCTTCAGGACGAGTTATGACAGTTCCCTCTTCTACGACGGATCTCTTCCTTCTGTGCTCTTTTGTTATTGCAATCATATGCAGTAGCTTACTAGCAATAGTTTTGAGATGGAAAAGAGCTAGGAAAGAGCTCCTATCTTTCTCAGGTACACCAATTGAAACAACAAAACCTACTGGAGTAGGAATAGATAATACACTGGTGGAACATGAAATCCATTTTGGAGGAAGGCCAGATTTCAGAG TATTCTGCAAATTCTCAAATGAAACTGAAGGTTCTAGTGTTGGAGTCTTCGTATGCGGTCCTGAATCGATGAAAGAGTCTGTGGCATTTACCTGCAAGCTAAGTTCACGTGCTTTCAGGGTGGATAGTCAAAAAAGAAAGCTATCCGTCAGTTTCCATTCACTAAACTTCACTCTGTAG
- the LOC113742836 gene encoding L-type lectin-domain containing receptor kinase S.1: protein MLPLQPTPLFLTILIFTHQAICPSIYALDFLYNSFSPTAVPLLNLTDDARLVPPVIRLTNDSNQFSLGRAFYPTRIPFNFTKTPNSTISTSFSTQFIFSILPEISTSPGFGLAFVLSGSTSPPNALAGQYFGLFSTALNAPPGPLIVVEFDTGRNTEFNDRDDNHVGIDLNSIESRVSQPAGYFDRNGGFVPFRMRNGENIRAWIEFDGPKNEINVTLAPVGVPRPVRPLINFRDPVIADYLSDEMFVGFSASKTTWVEAQRVLAWSFSDTGVARDVNTTNLPVFLLENASSRLSGGAIAGIVIACVVVLGVGLGGFYRFCWKRSREDDDEIEDWELEYWPHRFSYLELHQATDGFAKDEFLGSGGFGKVYKGNLENNVEVAVKSVNHDSKQGLKEFMAEISSMGRLQHKNLVSMRGWCRKGNVLMLVYDYMPNGSLNKWIFDNPKTLMGWEGRRRVLADVAEGLNYLHHGWEQVVIHRDIKASNVLLDSEMRGRLGDFGLAKLYAHGEAPNTTRVVGTFGYLAPEVVTMASPTAASDVYSFGVVVLEVACGRKPIDTSVETEDEEVLLDWVRKKYAEGKLVEAADKRITGQFEVEEMEAVLKIGLTCCHPDPLRRPNMKEVVAVLLGENVATTPKALLSELTPKKIDIDDGYGDEGKLKGIAITS, encoded by the coding sequence ATGCTCCCACTACAGCCAACACCACTATTTCTCACCATCCTCATCTTCACTCACCAGGCAATCTGTCCTTCCATTTATGCCCTTGACTTTCTCTACAATTCCTTTTCACCCACAGCCGTCCCCCTCCTCAACCTCACCGACGACGCCCGCCTCGTACCACCGGTCATCCGCCTCACCAATGACTCCAACCAGTTCTCCCTCGGCCGCGCCTTTTATCCTACTCGCATCCCTTTCAACTTTACCAAAACGCCCAACTCCACCATTTCCACCTCATTCTCCACCCAGTTCATCTTCTCCATCCTCCCGGAAATCTCCACCAGCCCGGGATTCGGGCTGGCCTTCGTTCTTTCCGGTTCAACTTCTCCGCCCAACGCGCTTGCCGGGCAGTATTTTGGGCTTTTCTCTACTGCCCTCAACGCCCCACCTGGTCCTCTGATCGTTGTAGAATTTGATACTGGGAGGAACACGGAGTTCAACGATCGAGATGATAATCACGTGGGGATTGATCTGAATAGTATCGAGTCGAGAGTGTCTCAACCTGCTGGATATTTTGATAGGAATGGAGGTTTTGTTCCTTTTCGTATGCGAAATGGGGAGAATATCAGGGCCTGGATTGAGTTTGATGGACCAAAGAATGAGATAAATGTGACTCTAGCCCCGGTTGGGGTGCCACGACCGGTCAGGCCTTTGATTAATTTCAGGGATCCTGTGATTGCAGACTACCTGTCTGATGAAATGTTTGTTGGGTTTTCGGCATCCAAGACTACTTGGGTTGAGGCGCAGAGGGTTTTAGCTTGGAGTTTTAGTGATACTGGAGTAGCGAGGGATGTTAACACGACGAATTTGCCTGTTTTTCTGTTGGAGAATGCATCGTCTAGGTTGTCTGGCGGAGCTATTGCAGGGATTGTGATTGCTTGTGTGGTGGTTTTGGGAGTTGGGTTGGGTGGATTTTATAGGTTTTGTTGGAAAAGGAGCAGGGAAGATGATGATGAGATTGAGGATTGGGAGCTTGAGTATTGGCCTCATAGATTTTCATACCTGGAATTACACCAGGCAACTGATGGATTTGCCAAGGATGAGTTTCTTGGATCAGGCGGGTTTGGGAAAGTGTATAAGGGAAACCTGGAGAATAACGTGGAAGTCGCGGTGAAATCTGTGAACCATGACTCTAAACAAGGGTTGAAAGAGTTCATGGCTGAGATTTCGAGTATGGGAAGGCTTCAGCACAAGAATTTAGTGTCAATGAGAGGGTGGTGTAGGAAGGGGAATGTGTTGATGCTAGTGTATGATTATATGCCTAATGGGAGTTTGAATAAGTGGATATTTGATAACCCGAAGACGCTAATGGGATGGGAAGGGAGGAGGAGGGTTTTGGCTGATGTTGCTGAGGGGTTAAATTATTTGCATCATGGTTGGGAACAGGTGGTAATTCACAGAGACATTAAGGCAAGCAATGTTTTGTTGGATAGTGAAATGAGAGGTAGATTGGGCGATTTTGGGTTAGCAAAGTTGTATGCACATGGTGAAGCGCCTAATACAACTCGTGTGGTCGGTACCTTTGGGTACTTGGCACCTGAGGTAGTTACGATGGCTTCACCAACTGCAGCTAGTGACGTTTATAGCTTTGGGGTGGTAGTGCTGGAGGTGGCATGTGGGCGGAAGCCAATAGATACATCTGTGGAGACAGAGGATGAAGAAGTTTTACTTGATTGGGTGAGGAAAAAGTATGCAGAAGGAAAATTAGTTGAGGCTGCTGATAAGAGAATTACGGGGCAGTTTGAGGTGGAAGAAATGGAGGCAGTGTTGAAAATTGGACTAACTTGTTGTCACCCTGATCCGCTTCGTAGGCCTAACATGAAAGAGGTGGTAGCAGTATTGCTTGGTGAGAATGTCGCTACCACACCAAAGGCTTTGTTATCTGAGTTAACACCCAAAAAAATTGATATTGATGATGGTTATGGTGATGAAGGAAAATTAAAAGGCATTGCCATAACAAGTTAA
- the LOC113740738 gene encoding NAC domain-containing protein JA2L-like, with amino-acid sequence MKKFRMPPGFRFSPSDTELLYYLKMKAKGMSFRPWNDVILEKNLYAENAAPWMLFNNDDPWQVTSKVDAAVGKIYEEKVLYVVTKLVKIGSNKTMRSVGPSTWDSATGKYKVWNSQGQVMGFKKILNLRRKGMEVMSNWMMHAYHISGVLLQEVKDNDYVICRIKWDYSRNIWVLIKKFKKVVD; translated from the coding sequence ATGAAGAAATTCAGAATGCCACCTGGGTTTCGGTTCAGTCCGTCTGATACAGAATTGCTATACTACCTAAAGATGAAGGCTAAAGGGATGTCATTCCGGCCCTGGAATGATGTGATTCTTGAAAAAAATCTATATGCCGAGAATGCTGCACCATGGATGCTGTTCAATAATGATGATCCATGGCAAGTAACAAGTAAAGTTGATGCTGCTGTTGGGAAGATTTATGAGGAAAAAGTCCTTTATGTTGTTACTAAATTAGTGAAAATTGGTAGCAACAAAACTATGAGGAGTGTGGGTCCTTCGACCTGGGATAGTGCTACGGGGAAGTATAAAGTATGGAATAGTCAGGGGCAAGTTATGGGGTTCAAGAAGATATTGAATTTGAGAAGGAAAGGAATGGAAGTTATGAGCAATTGGATGATGCATGCGTACCACATATCTGGGGTTTTGTTGCAAGAAGTTAAGGATAATGACTATGTAATTTGTCGTATAAAGTGGGATTATTCAAGAAATATTTGGGTGCTGATCAAAAAGTTCAAGAAAGTGGTGGATTGA
- the LOC113742835 gene encoding ferric reduction oxidase 8, mitochondrial isoform X1, producing the protein MAKASLLILKVLLTILFSVWLSLWLLKPTRTWEKKWREAEEKAMKTVFNYNGLSFAVYTFPFLALAMVGFIYLELKLRTNQMRPERKLISALSNPIVVNRYLGILTGTEILLVFLFVTFLFWTFYAHISNDFKKMMPTKSLKLSMWQYKVLKVATRFGLLAEACLALLLLPILRGMAIFRILGVQFEVSVRYHIWLGTTMITFATLHGAGTFFTWGIKHHIQDEMWNWQPTGRIYLAGEIALAAGLAIWITSLPHIRRKHFEIFYYTHHLYVIFFTFFLFHAGDRHFYMVFPGIFLFVLDKFLRVIQSRPKTCILSARVFPCRAIELTLPKDPKLTYTPASIIFVKIPRISELQWHSFSITSSSSVDHHTMSVIIKSEGWWTNALYNLVSAKPDREADQRRCLPIAVEGPYGSASADFLRYDSLLLVAGGIGITPFLSILQEIASARSNGRLIHPKRVLLIYAVKKTQDVSLLNPVLAQLLNVEQNYLKLKVFVTREFGNQTVGEVLNEVSQVKTIDFDTSTSKYAAYGVENLLWMAAIVGLCSIIFLVLLICFNWSTHFYGEMPSGRVMTVPSSTTDLFLLCSFVIAIICSSLLAIVLRWKRARKELLSFSGTPIETTKPTGVGIDNTLVEHEIHFGGRPDFREVFCKFSNETEGSSVGVFVCGPESMKESVAFTCKLSSRAFRVDSQKRKLSVSFHSLNFTL; encoded by the exons ATGGCAAAAGCTTCTCTCCTTATCCTCAAAGTGCTGCTCACTATTCTGTTTTCTGTTTGGCTTTCCCTTTGGCTTCTTAAGCCGACAAGAACGTGGGAAAAAAAATGGCGAGAAGCCGAAGAAAAAGCAATGAAAACGGTTTTTAACTATAATG GCCTAAGTTTTGCTGTCTATACATTTCCGTTTCTCGCCTTGGCTATGGTTGGATTCATTTACTTGGAACTGAAGCTAAGAACCAACCAAATGAG ACCAGAGAGGAAGTTGATCAGTGCTCTTTCAAATCCCATTGTTGTTAATCGCTATCTTGGCATTTTAACTGGAACTGAGATCCTTCTCGTATTCCTATTTGTCACCTTTCTGTTCTGGACCTTCTATGCTCACATTTCCAATGATTTCAAGAAGATGATGCCAACCAAGTCACTGAAACTGAGTAT GTGGCAATACAAAGTGCTTAAGGTGGCAACCCGCTTTGGTTTGTTGGCAGAAGCCTGCCtggctcttcttcttcttccaattTTAAGAGGGATGGCAATATTTAGGATACTTGGCGTTCAGTTTGAAGTTTCAGTAAGATACCATATCTGGCTGGGGACTACAATGATAACTTTTGCCACACTACATGGTGCTGGCACCTTTTTCACATGGGGGATCAAACACCACATTCAGGATGAG ATGTGGAATTGGCAACCAACAGGTCGAATATACCTTGCTGGGGAGATTGCTCTTGCTGCAGGATTAGCCATTTGGATCACATCACTTCCACATATTAGAAGAAAACATTTTGAGATCTTCTACTACACACACCACCTTTACGTGATCTTCTTTACATTCTTCTTGTTTCATGCTGGAGACCGCCATTTTTATATGGTTTTCCCtggcatttttctttttgtcctcGACAAATTTTTGCGAGTCATACAATCAAGACCTAAAACTTGCATCCTTTCAGCTCGAGTATTCCCATGCAGAGCCATAGAGTTAACTCTGCCAAAAGATCCAA AATTGACTTATACCCCTGCAAGCATCATATTTGTGAAGATACCACGTATTTCTGAGTTGCAGTGGCACTCCTTCAGCATAACTTCAAGTTCTAGTGTTGACCATCACACCATGTCAGTTATAATCAAAAGTGAGGGATGGTGGACAAATGCTCTTTATAATCTAGTCTCAGCCAAGCCAGATAGGGAAGCTGATCAAAGAAGATGTCTTCCAATTGCTGTAGAAGGACCTTATGGATCTGCATCCGCGGACTTCCTAAG ATATGACAGTCTGCTTTTAGTGGCTGGAGGAATTGGGATAACACCATTTCTAAGTATCTTGCAAGAAATTGCCTCTGCACGAAGCAATGGTAGACTTATACACCCCAAGAGAGTACTACTGATATATGCTGTAAAGAAAACTCAAGACGTCTCACTGTTGAATCCAGTTCTGGCTCAGCTACTCAATGTTGAACAAAATTATTTAAAGCTGAAAGTATTTGTGACCCGGGAATTTGGAAACCAAACAGTAGGAGAAGTACTCAATGAGGTCTCTCAAGTTAAAACAATagattttgacacctctacctCTAAATATGCAGCATACGGGGTTGAAAATTTACTGTGGATGGCTGCCATTGTGGGGCTTTGTTCTATTATTTTTCTGGTGCTTCTAATTTGCTTCAACTGGTCCACTCATTTTTATGGTGAAATGCCTTCAGGACGAGTTATGACAGTTCCCTCTTCTACGACGGATCTCTTCCTTCTGTGCTCTTTTGTTATTGCAATCATATGCAGTAGCTTACTAGCAATAGTTTTGAGATGGAAAAGAGCTAGGAAAGAGCTCCTATCTTTCTCAGGTACACCAATTGAAACAACAAAACCTACTGGAGTAGGAATAGATAATACACTGGTGGAACATGAAATCCATTTTGGAGGAAGGCCAGATTTCAGAG AAGTATTCTGCAAATTCTCAAATGAAACTGAAGGTTCTAGTGTTGGAGTCTTCGTATGCGGTCCTGAATCGATGAAAGAGTCTGTGGCATTTACCTGCAAGCTAAGTTCACGTGCTTTCAGGGTGGATAGTCAAAAAAGAAAGCTATCCGTCAGTTTCCATTCACTAAACTTCACTCTGTAG